The Cylindrospermum stagnale PCC 7417 genome segment ATATTACTTTGGTTTTTGTCCTGTTTTAGTAGCGAGGAATATTTTCTATGTCTTCAGTAAGTTACTACCCTAGTTATGATGTAATCGCTCCAATAAGAGCAAAAGAACTCTGGAGTTCTGAGAAAGCTGAAGCTATATTGCTAATGCTAAAAAAATTGATGCTACAGTATATTCCTGAAGGAGCTAGCATTCTTGATCTTTGTTGTGGCACAGGACATTTAATACAACTGCTTGACAAAAATGGTTATAAAATGACTGGGCTTGATGGCTCAGAAACAGCACTAGCCCATGCCCGTGAAAAAACACCCCATGCTGAATTCATGCTGGCTGATGCCTGTTCCTTTGAGTTGTCGTCTACTTTTCATGGGGTTATTTCACAAACTGCCATGGCAATGATCACTAATTTAGAGGACTTAACATCTGTATTTTGTAATGTTTATTCAGCATTGCGGGAAAATGGTATTTTTATGTTCAACATTGCTTTAGAAGAAGAATCCTCAAACTTACCAAAAGAACAGATAATAGCCGAAGTTCAAGACGATTATGCCTGGTATCTGCGATACTTTTATCAAGAACAAGAAAAAACATCTGAGGTAAAAGTTACTGCTTTCCAATTATTAGATGGAACATGGCAACGTTCAGATAGTAGTTGGTTTGTGAAAGGTTATACGGAACAAGAAATTGAATTAGCTTTAAAAAAAGCTGGGTTTACAGAGATGAATCATTATAATCTTGACCAATCGCTAGGAATTAGTGTTGGTGTAGATCAAGATATATTTGTTTGCCGAAAGAGCGCATCTTAAAACAACTTTGCAGCACCTTGAAATAATGGAATGTATGTAATGTTGAATGCTCTCTAAGAAGGAAGTTCAACATTACACTCACTTACTACAGTCTTGCTAAAATTTGTAGCTATTTTCTAGTGCATTGAGCTTGCAGACGAGAGACTTGCTCAAAGCAGATATCTTGCCTAATCTACAAGTGAATTGCCATTTGTTATTCACTAAATCTTTAACCCAAGCAGTTTTTTATAATGAAAAAAATGATGTTAAACAAAATTACTGAAAATACAATAATCTCCGATTCTTTGTTAGCTCATAAAATATACTGGCTAAATAAATTATCTAAAGAAATACCGGAGACTAACTTTATTATTGATTATGTTAGACCTGTATTTTTTAGCAGCAAGAATAGGTATGTTAATTTTGAATTATCGAATGATTTGTCTGAGAAAATCATTAAATTAGCAAATGGCTCTTATCTATCAATATATTTAATACTTTTATCGAATTTAAATATATTGCTACAAAGATACACTGGCTGTAATGACATTATTGTTGGAACACCTAATAGAAAACAAGAAAATGAAGAACTAATCAATCAAATTATCCCTTTGCGATTTAATCTAAGCAAAGAAACAGATTTTAAAAATTTGCTTTTAGAAGTTAAAAAAACCACAATCGGAGCATATTGCCATTCAAAATATCCTTTAGATAAGATACTTAAGTTATTAGATATACAAAATAATTGGAGCCGCCATCCTCTTTTTGATATAGTGATGCTCTTGGAGAATATTCATGATTCCAGTCATTTACTAGATATTAATAATGATTTAGATATTTCATTTAGGGTGATTGATAATTCCATTAAAGGCAAAATAGTTTACAATGATTCCCTGTTTCAAGAGGCAACTATTGAAAATATCATTAAAGCTTATCTCCATATCATTGACATTACTATCAATGAACCAAAAATCAAGTTAGCAGATATTTCTTTGGTTGGAGAACGAGAACAACATAAACTTTTAAAATCATTTAATCAAAACCATAAAAAATATCCTGTTAAACAATCTATTCATCAGTTATTTGAAAGCCAAGTAGAGAAAAATCATCAACATATAGCTGTAGTTTGTGAAAATAATCACCTAAGTTATAAAAAACTTAATGATTGCGCCAATCAGCTTGCTAATTTTTTGGCTAATACAGGAGTGAGAAAAGGTGATTTTGTAGGTATCATCAAAGAACGAGACATAAATTTTCTCATCGCTATACTTGCTATCTTAAAAGTGGGCGGAGTCTATGTACCCATTGATATTAGCTATCCGCCAGATAGAGTTAAATATATGCTCTTTAACAGTGAGGTAGAGATTGTATTAACAGATTATTCCTGCTTAGATAAATTAGCAGGTTTAATAGAAGATTCTCAGCACTTGCAATCTTTAATCTGTTTAGGCATCAAACCAAATGACAAAGTTTTACCCACTCTATTAAATATCAACGTATACGATCAGCTTGATTTTGAGAAATTCCCAAAAACTAATTTAGATATTCATAGTGAGGGAATCGATCAAGCTTATATGATTTATACCTCCGGTTCAACTGGATTGCCTAAGGGAGCAATTATTAGACATGGAGGTGCAATTAATCATATTTATGCTCAATATGATGCTTTAGAGTTAACTGAAAGTTTAACTTTTCTACAAAGTGCCCCGGCTTCATCTGATATTTCTGTGTGGCAATTCTTAGCGCCGATACTTATTGGTGGTAAGACAATAATAGTAGATACAGAAACTGTTTGTAATCCAGAAAATCTGTTTAAAGTTATCAAGAAAGCAAAAATTACTATCGTTGAATTAGTTCCCATTGTACTCAATAACTTACTAGATTATATTTCTCATTTATCAGAGCAAGAAAGGCTTTTACCTGACCTGAGATGGATGATGGTAACTGGAGAATCTGTACCAGGAGAACTTGTTAATCGATGGTTAGAATTTTATCCTGATATTCAGGTAATTAATGCTTATGGACCAACCGAAGCGGCTGATGATATCACTCAATTAATTATCGATAAGCCATTAACCGAAAATCAACGAACAGTTGCCATTGGTAAACCGTTAGCTAATTTAAATCTTTATATTCTTGATCAACAGATGCAGTTAGTACCTGTTGGTTTCCCAGGAGAAATTTGTGTGTCGGGATTTGGGGTGGGTGTTGGATACTGGAAAAATGAAGAAAGTACTAAATTAAGCTTTGTTTCTAACCCATTTCCTAGCATTGCAAAACCTTTACCAGGAACCAGTACGGATTTAATTTACAAAACTGGAGATTTAGGCAGGTGGCTACCGGATGGCAATATTGAGTTTTTAGGAAGGATTGATCACCAGGTAAAAATTCGTGGTTTTCGGATCGAACTAGGAGAAATTGAGGCTGTAATAGGTCAACATCAATTTGTACGAGAAAAGGTGGTTATTGCCAGAGAAGATATACCTAATCAAAAGCGTTTAGTGGCTTACATTGTTCCAAATGTTGAGGATAATCAACTGGTGTCGCAACTACGAAACTTCCTCAAACAAAGGCTACCAGATCACATGATACCCTCGGCTTTTGTGCTGTTAGAGGAACTGCCACTGACGCCTAGTGGCAAGATAGATCGGAAAGCACTACCAATGCCTGATATGCAAGGGTCTAATATAGCAGAAACCTTTGTCGCTCCTTCTACAGTTGTGGAGGAAACATTAGCCAGGATTTGGGAAAAAGTTTTAGGTGTTAACCAGGTGGGGATTCATGATAACTTCTTTGAATTAGGCGGAGATTCCATCCTCTGCATTCAGGTTATTGCCAAAGCACACCAGGCAGAATTTAATATTACACCCAAGCAATTGTTTCAACACCAGACAATTGCTGAATTAGCTAAGATAATTGGTACAAATCAAGCTATCCAAGCAGAACAGGGTTTAGTGATAGGTAATGTACCCTTAACACCGATTCAGCATTACTTCTTTGAGCAGAATTTGCAAAACCCAAATCACTGGAATGAAGCAGTATTACTAGAAGTTTTAGAACCTTGGAATCCGCAGTTGTTAAACAAGGTTGTACAACAATTACTGGTACACCATGATGCACTTAGA includes the following:
- a CDS encoding class I SAM-dependent DNA methyltransferase, which encodes MSSVSYYPSYDVIAPIRAKELWSSEKAEAILLMLKKLMLQYIPEGASILDLCCGTGHLIQLLDKNGYKMTGLDGSETALAHAREKTPHAEFMLADACSFELSSTFHGVISQTAMAMITNLEDLTSVFCNVYSALRENGIFMFNIALEEESSNLPKEQIIAEVQDDYAWYLRYFYQEQEKTSEVKVTAFQLLDGTWQRSDSSWFVKGYTEQEIELALKKAGFTEMNHYNLDQSLGISVGVDQDIFVCRKSAS
- a CDS encoding non-ribosomal peptide synthetase; the encoded protein is MMLNKITENTIISDSLLAHKIYWLNKLSKEIPETNFIIDYVRPVFFSSKNRYVNFELSNDLSEKIIKLANGSYLSIYLILLSNLNILLQRYTGCNDIIVGTPNRKQENEELINQIIPLRFNLSKETDFKNLLLEVKKTTIGAYCHSKYPLDKILKLLDIQNNWSRHPLFDIVMLLENIHDSSHLLDINNDLDISFRVIDNSIKGKIVYNDSLFQEATIENIIKAYLHIIDITINEPKIKLADISLVGEREQHKLLKSFNQNHKKYPVKQSIHQLFESQVEKNHQHIAVVCENNHLSYKKLNDCANQLANFLANTGVRKGDFVGIIKERDINFLIAILAILKVGGVYVPIDISYPPDRVKYMLFNSEVEIVLTDYSCLDKLAGLIEDSQHLQSLICLGIKPNDKVLPTLLNINVYDQLDFEKFPKTNLDIHSEGIDQAYMIYTSGSTGLPKGAIIRHGGAINHIYAQYDALELTESLTFLQSAPASSDISVWQFLAPILIGGKTIIVDTETVCNPENLFKVIKKAKITIVELVPIVLNNLLDYISHLSEQERLLPDLRWMMVTGESVPGELVNRWLEFYPDIQVINAYGPTEAADDITQLIIDKPLTENQRTVAIGKPLANLNLYILDQQMQLVPVGFPGEICVSGFGVGVGYWKNEESTKLSFVSNPFPSIAKPLPGTSTDLIYKTGDLGRWLPDGNIEFLGRIDHQVKIRGFRIELGEIEAVIGQHQFVREKVVIAREDIPNQKRLVAYIVPNVEDNQLVSQLRNFLKQRLPDHMIPSAFVLLEELPLTPSGKIDRKALPMPDMQGSNIAETFVAPSTVVEETLARIWEKVLGVNQVGIHDNFFELGGDSILCIQVIAKAHQAEFNITPKQLFQHQTIAELAKIIGTNQAIQAEQGLVIGNVPLTPIQHYFFEQNLQNPNHWNEAVLLEVLEPWNPQLLNKVVQQLLVHHDALRLRFEPTESSWQQINFSPDDSIPFSYIDLSALPPDAQAPALETAATKIQDSLNLSQGYLIQVALFNLGASKTSRLLIVIHHLLVDGFSWRILIDDFQTAYQQLKQGQEIIQLPAKTTSFKQWSQRLQEYANSAIVEQEIDYWLMKSREQVSPIPVDYSGGANTEALACTVSVKLSVAETQVLLKEVPVLYRTQINDVLLTGLVLAFSQWTEKTSLLINLEGHGREEIFADVNLSRTVGLFSSIFPVLLDLGEVSRPGDALKAIKEQLRSIPNRGIGYGVLRYLSNNAVVVNSLGLLPQAEVVFNYLGQFDQTLSESSLLKLSQEPIGPQSSLENNRSYLLSFNSFVVGGQLQLNCTYSQAVHCQTTIEALAQEFVEALRSLIVHCQSPDAGGFTPSDFPLVQLSQDELDQALGIVEF